A single window of Gossypium arboreum isolate Shixiya-1 chromosome 13, ASM2569848v2, whole genome shotgun sequence DNA harbors:
- the LOC108461860 gene encoding uncharacterized protein At5g39865-like — translation MIPQWLRSPSRAATTNPTKSPSHFSFSSFKDIDAILKEEEEQQVLYPQSPKRSSIFHRVKLSTTVLRAWSSSNRRPLTLPNADQRVVVYLTSLRVVRKTFEDCKTVRSILRGLNVPIDERDVSLDSSFLDELQGIIGRNKSFTLPLVFIGETYIGGAEEVKRLHECGELKKMIGGLPSVVGSSVCNLCEGLRFILCPQCNGSHKIYSEKTGFRSCADCNTNGLVRCPSCNPSGHRRISYPFS, via the coding sequence ATGATTCCCCAATGGCTAAGATCACCAAGCAGGGCAGCAACAACAAACCCCACAAAGTCACCTTCCCATTTCTCTTTCTCTTCATTCAAAGACATTGATGCTATcctcaaagaagaagaagaacaacAAGTCCTCTATCCTCAATCCCCTAAAAGATCCTCCATTTTCCACCGTGTCAAGCTCTCCACCACCGTCTTACGCGCCTGGTCCTCCTCCAACCGCCGTCCACTTACTCTCCCCAACGCTGACCAACGCGTCGTTGTTTACCTCACCAGCCTCCGTGTCGTTCGAAAAACCTTTGAAGATTGCAAGACCGTTCGATCAATCCTTAGAGGACTCAATGTTCCCATCGACGAACGAGATGTGTCATTGGATTCTAGTTTCTTAGACGAGTTACAAGGGATCATTGGGCGTAACAAAAGTTTCACCCTTCCCTTGGTTTTCATCGGCGAAACGTATATCGGCGGAGCAGAGGAAGTGAAACGATTACATGAATGTGGTGAACTGAAGAAGATGATCGGTGGGTTACCGTCGGTGGTTGGGTCAAGTGTGTGTAATTTATGTGAAGGGTTGAGATTTATTCTTTGTCCACAATGCAATGGTAGCCATAAGATCTACTCTGAAAAAACTGGGTTCCGAAGTTGTGCCGATTGCAACACCAATGGTCTGGTTAGGTGCCCGTCTTGTAATCCCTCCGGTCACCGGCGAATTAGCTATCCTTTTTCGTAG